The DNA sequence GGCCGGAAAAGAGGCCGATTCCCAGAAAACCAAGAAGACAGTTGCGACGATTCATGCGGTGATTCTACCGCACGCCGATCGGACTCGCCGTCTGCGCCAGGTTTTCGAGGCAGGATGGACGATTGAAGGGACGCGATTGAAGGCACGGGTGTTTTGTCGTCCGGTTCCACGTCGCTACGTGTGCGGTGCGGGATTTGGCGGTTAGGAAACCGCCGCTCCGGTTCGGTCTATAATTGCCTTCGTGCGCCGCTTCTTCCTCTGCCACTATCATGAGGTCGGCCTCAAGAAGGGGAATCGCGCCTTCTTCGAGAGGCGACTCTGCGAGAACATCCGCAAGGCTCTGGCAGAGTATCCGTACAAGTCGGTCCGGCGAATCTCCGGGCGGATTCTGGTGGAAGTGCCGGAGGATGCCCCTCACGAGCGGATTGGACAACGCCTCCAGAAAGTCTTTGGGGTGGCGTCCTGTTCTTCCGCGTGGCTCTCCGGGCAATCTCTGGAGGACCTGGAGCGAAACCTCTGGACGCTGGTCCGGGACCGGGAGTTCGACACCTTCAAGATCGAGGCCCGGCGCGCCCATAAGAGCTTTCCGTTGACGTCACCCGAACTGAACCGACTGCTCGGTTCCCATGTGGTGGAGCGTTCGGGCAAAGGGGTGAACCTCACCGCTCCCGATCTGACCTGCCACGTCGACATCGTGGAACGGTACGCCTTCCTCTACTTCACCCGGTTGCCGGGCGCCCGCGGCCTTCCCGTCACCACTTCGGGCCGGGTCGTCGTGCTCCTCTCCGGCGGGATCGATTCACCGGTGGCGGCGTACAAGATCATGAAGCGGGGCTGCCCGGTGATCTTCGTCCATTTTCACAGCTATCCCTTCACCAACCTGGAATCCCAGGAGAAGGTCCGGCGCCTGGTGAGGTTGTTGAACGAATTCCAGTTCGAGTCCGTCCTTTACCGAGTGCCCTTCGCCCACACTCAGCGGCAGATCGTCGCCCTGACTCCGCCGGAGACCCGGGTGGTCTTCTACCGTCGATTCATGCTGCGGATCGCCGAAAGGCTGGCTCTCAAGGAGGGCGCGCTGGCCCTGGTGACCGGAGACAGCATCGGCCAGGTGGCTTCCCAGACGCTGGCCAACCTGTCAGTGATTTCCAGTACCGTGAGCATGCCCGTGCTCCGTCCGCTGGTGGGAGACGACAAGGAGGAGATCATTCAGACGGCCAGGCGGATCGGGACCTTTCCCGTCTCCATACTGCCCGACGTGGACTGTTGCTCCCTCTTCGTTCCCAAGCACCCCGAGACTCGCGCGCGAGCGGCCGCCATCGAGGAGATCGAGGCCGCACTGGACGTGGAAGAGTTGGTGGCGGCCGCACTGGCCGGCGCCGAACGGGAGATCTTCGAATCGATTCCCTCGGAATTGCCGGCGGCCAAGACCGTCCTCAGCCACGGGAACGGCCCCTCATGATGCGGTTCGCTGGGACTCTTCGCGGAGCCGCCGGGTTCCTGCTCTCAGCCGCGTTCCTGGCTACCGTCTCCGGAGGCGCCTTCGGGGAGGCGGACGAGGCGGCCGCCCGGGTGGAGCGGCTCTTCCAGCAGTTGGAGACGCGTTCCGAGTCTCCCGGGTCCCCTCCCGAAACCTACGTCCTCAGCGAAGAGGACCTCAATGCGTTTCTGGCCTTTCGCTTGCGGAAATACAATCCCAAGGGGGTCGAATCGGTGAGGGTGGTCTTCCGCCAGGATCGTCTGCTGGTTCGGGCCGACGTCGACCTCAGCAAGGTCGTTTCGAGCCGGAAAGCTCCCGAAGCGGGTCTCCTGGCGGCGCTCCTCGGCGGGCGCCACCAGGTGGAAGTGGACGGAGTCCTGGAGGTGGAGGATGGGCGCGGCCAATACCGGCTGGTGGGATTGAATCTGGATGGGGTGCCCTTTCCCGCCATGCTGTTGGACTCCCTCGTGGACCGCCTCATGGAGGCGACCCAGCTCTCCGACGATCCCCGCAAGCCTTTCACCATGCCGTACGGCATCAAAGATGTCACAATAAGTCCGGGCCGGGCCACGATCCGAACCTGACGAGGAACCCGATCCTTCCATCCTGAAATCGAACCGAAGGGGCGGCGAGTGCTGGAACGAATCGAGGCGCGTCTTCGGGAGGGCGCCCTCCACATCCACGACATTCTGGCCGCGGAGGGCTATCGGACCTATTTCGCGGGAGGCGCCGTCCGGGACCTTCTCCTGAACCGCCGCTTCGACGAGATCGACATCGCGACCGCGGCTCCTCCCGACGTTGTCGAGAGACTTTTTCCCCGGACCATCGGAGTGGGGCGCGAATTCGGCGTCGTCGTGGCCGTGGTCGGCGGCACCAACTACGAGATCGCCACCTTCCGGGCCGAGTCGGGGTACACGGACGGAAGGCGTCCGGACCAGGTCCGCTTCACCCACGCCCGGCAGGACGCCCTGCGCAGGGACTTCACCGTCAATGCCCTCTTCCTGGACCCGGTCACCGGGAAAGTCATCGACTACACCAATGGACGGAAGGACCTGGACCGGGGCCTGATCCGGACCGTCCGGGACCCCCTGCTGACGTTCGAAGAGGACAAGCTCCGGGTGCTCAGGGCGATCCGGTTCGCCTGCCAGCTCGGCTTCCGGATCGACGGCCCCACCTACGACGGCGTGACCCGCTACGCTCATCGGCTCTCGCAGATCAGCCGGGAGAGGATCCGGGACGAACTCCTGAAGATTCTCTGCGGTCCCGCACCGGCGCGGGGCCTGTCGCTGCTATCCGACTCGGGCGTGCTGGAGGAGGTGCTGCCGGAGGTCTTCGACATGCACGGCGTGATGCAGCCGCCGGCATTCCATCCGGAAGGGGACGTCTTTCAGCACACACGGCTCATGTTCTCCCTGGTTCGGAACCTGAGTCCGACCCTGGCTCTGGCAGTGCTGTTTCACGACGTGGGCAAGCCCGGCACCTTCGCCTTTGGGGACCGGATCCGGTTCGACGGCCACGCCGAATTGGGGGCCCGGATGGCCGAGGAAATCTGCCGCCGGCTCAAGCTCCCGGGCGTTCAG is a window from the Acidobacteriota bacterium genome containing:
- the thiI gene encoding tRNA 4-thiouridine(8) synthase ThiI, which produces MRRFFLCHYHEVGLKKGNRAFFERRLCENIRKALAEYPYKSVRRISGRILVEVPEDAPHERIGQRLQKVFGVASCSSAWLSGQSLEDLERNLWTLVRDREFDTFKIEARRAHKSFPLTSPELNRLLGSHVVERSGKGVNLTAPDLTCHVDIVERYAFLYFTRLPGARGLPVTTSGRVVVLLSGGIDSPVAAYKIMKRGCPVIFVHFHSYPFTNLESQEKVRRLVRLLNEFQFESVLYRVPFAHTQRQIVALTPPETRVVFYRRFMLRIAERLALKEGALALVTGDSIGQVASQTLANLSVISSTVSMPVLRPLVGDDKEEIIQTARRIGTFPVSILPDVDCCSLFVPKHPETRARAAAIEEIEAALDVEELVAAALAGAEREIFESIPSELPAAKTVLSHGNGPS
- a CDS encoding HD domain-containing protein — encoded protein: MLERIEARLREGALHIHDILAAEGYRTYFAGGAVRDLLLNRRFDEIDIATAAPPDVVERLFPRTIGVGREFGVVVAVVGGTNYEIATFRAESGYTDGRRPDQVRFTHARQDALRRDFTVNALFLDPVTGKVIDYTNGRKDLDRGLIRTVRDPLLTFEEDKLRVLRAIRFACQLGFRIDGPTYDGVTRYAHRLSQISRERIRDELLKILCGPAPARGLSLLSDSGVLEEVLPEVFDMHGVMQPPAFHPEGDVFQHTRLMFSLVRNLSPTLALAVLFHDVGKPGTFAFGDRIRFDGHAELGARMAEEICRRLKLPGVQIQHVVRLVKDHLRFMHVRQMRESTLRRFLRTEGFEEHLELHRLDCLASHGDLSNYDFCREKLSELDREALAPPPLINGHDLIALGLEPGPLFSEILKQAEDLQLEGILTARDEALSWVRKTHGT